A section of the Pedobacter sp. HDW13 genome encodes:
- a CDS encoding carboxypeptidase-like regulatory domain-containing protein, with protein sequence MTFSKYILLLGLSIYSVFGYGQGKTVKIIVLNQKGQGIENATVQLLAAPNQALVKAAITDKNGIANFTEPAAGAYVFSASAIGHSIQKTVSLLSPFTNKNITINLPAAEKSLGDVIVQGKKQFIQHVQGKTIVNVDAAVTNTGTTVLEVLEKSPGVIVDKNGGVSLQGKAGVLVLIDDKQTFLSGTELSNLLGSMSSSQVNQIELITNPQQNMMPVETPELLTLKPKRTDRKALTAP encoded by the coding sequence ATGACTTTCTCTAAATACATACTGCTGCTCGGCCTGAGCATTTATTCCGTTTTCGGCTATGGCCAGGGTAAGACCGTTAAAATTATTGTGCTTAACCAAAAAGGGCAGGGTATAGAAAATGCCACCGTGCAACTTCTTGCCGCACCGAACCAAGCTTTAGTTAAGGCAGCAATAACCGATAAGAACGGCATTGCTAATTTTACCGAGCCAGCAGCCGGAGCATATGTTTTTAGCGCAAGTGCAATTGGGCATAGCATACAAAAAACTGTTTCGCTTTTATCGCCCTTTACCAATAAAAACATCACCATCAACTTACCGGCGGCCGAAAAAAGCCTGGGCGATGTAATCGTGCAGGGTAAAAAGCAGTTTATACAGCATGTTCAGGGAAAAACCATAGTAAATGTCGATGCCGCTGTTACCAACACAGGCACAACAGTGTTGGAAGTATTGGAGAAATCGCCGGGCGTTATTGTAGATAAAAACGGAGGGGTTAGCCTGCAAGGCAAAGCAGGCGTACTGGTACTGATTGACGATAAGCAAACCTTTTTATCGGGAACTGAGCTGAGCAATTTACTGGGAAGCATGAGTTCTTCACAGGTAAACCAGATCGAACTGATTACCAACCCTCAGCAAAATATGATGCCAGTGGAAACGCCGGAATTATTAACATTAAAACCAAAAAGAACAGACAGGAAGGCTTTAACGGCTCCATAA